A portion of the Aphelocoma coerulescens isolate FSJ_1873_10779 chromosome 1, UR_Acoe_1.0, whole genome shotgun sequence genome contains these proteins:
- the U2AF1 gene encoding splicing factor U2AF 35 kDa subunit isoform X3, with protein MQEHYDEFFEEVFTEMEEKYGEVEEMNVCDNLGDHLVGNVYVKFRREEDAEKAVIDLNNRWFNGQPIHAELSPVTDFREACCRQYEMGECTRGGFCNFMHLKPISRELRRELYGRRRKKHRSRSRSRERRSRSRDRGRGGGGGGGGGRERDRRRSRDRERSGRF; from the exons ATGCAGGAACATTACGATGAGTTCTTTGAG GAGGTCTTCACAGAAATGGAGGAGAAATACGGCGAAGTTGAGGAGATGAACGTTTGTGATAACCTTGGAGATCATCTAGTTGGAAATGTATACGTAAAG TTTCGCCGTGAAGAAGATGCAGAAAAGGCTGTGATCGACCTGAACAATCGCTGGTTTAATGGGCAGCCCATCCATGCCGAGCTCTCACCTGTGACTGACTTCAGAGAGGCCTGCTGCCGTCAATATGAAATGGG AGAGTGTACACGAGGAGGTTTCTGCAACTTTATGCATTTGAAGCCCATTTCTCGAGAGTTAAGGCGTGAGTTGTATGGGCGGCGTCGTAAAAA GCATAGATCCAGGTCGAGGTCCCGTGAGCGCCGGTCTAGATCCAGAGATCGCGGTcgtggaggtggaggaggaggaggaggaggccgtgAGCGTGACAGGAGGCGGTCAAGAGATCGTGAACGATCCGGTCGATTCTGA